The Saccharomonospora glauca K62 genome has a segment encoding these proteins:
- a CDS encoding serine/threonine-protein kinase has product MSDEGRLVAGRYRVIKRIGTGAMGAVWQAHDDVLHRTVAIKQLLLQPGLDENEAEDARQRTMREGRIAARLHHPNAITVFDVVTDDNGQPCLIMEYLPSTSLAQELQNRKTLPPVEVARIGAQVAAALKEAHAVGIVHRDIKPGNILLADNGVVKITDFGISRAKDDVTVTKTGMIAGTPAYLAPEVAIGGEPGPASDVFSLGSTLYAASEGQPPFGLSENTLGLLHAVAAGQINPPRRSGPLTSVLAVMLHPDVAHRPTAAQCEELLAAVARGETPLGGPDDPTHAHPRPGGGTAVLGAAGAGAAGGAAGAVAANHADGRTSRLDGDYEDYGDYDSYGDYDGYEDDYDDRYPADEYYDEGAPTTARPREPYDDYDGYDRTSVAPGPQPTRAVPADAAAYDDRYDDRYDDRYDERDRDYDAPPSAPEETEEKGNWKIPAMIGAVVVIGMATFVIWIFGSGGGDDSTEQPGDQRPVGTTQSWPSSTSSSSEPTTTTSEEPVENNPVPTDSDPGDAPIQDAPLPTDEESWDITTTDLRPTDNLPTSTPDDSDTNPPGGGDGSDDPDPGQPDSPSPEEPSGTEETT; this is encoded by the coding sequence GTGAGCGACGAGGGTCGCCTGGTCGCCGGCCGCTACCGTGTCATCAAGCGGATCGGGACCGGTGCCATGGGTGCCGTCTGGCAGGCGCACGACGACGTGCTGCACAGAACGGTCGCGATCAAACAACTCCTGCTCCAGCCCGGCCTCGACGAGAACGAGGCCGAGGACGCACGGCAGCGCACCATGCGCGAGGGGCGGATCGCGGCACGACTGCACCACCCGAACGCCATCACCGTGTTCGACGTGGTGACGGACGACAACGGTCAGCCGTGCCTGATCATGGAGTACCTGCCGTCGACCAGCCTCGCTCAGGAGCTCCAGAACCGGAAGACACTGCCGCCCGTCGAAGTGGCCAGGATCGGTGCTCAGGTCGCGGCCGCACTCAAGGAGGCGCACGCCGTCGGCATCGTCCACCGGGACATCAAGCCGGGCAACATCCTGCTCGCCGACAACGGGGTCGTGAAGATCACCGACTTCGGCATCTCGCGGGCGAAGGACGACGTCACGGTCACCAAGACCGGCATGATCGCGGGCACTCCCGCCTACCTCGCCCCCGAGGTCGCCATCGGAGGCGAGCCGGGCCCCGCCTCCGACGTCTTCTCCCTCGGCTCCACGCTGTACGCCGCGTCGGAGGGACAGCCGCCGTTCGGATTGAGCGAGAACACCCTGGGCCTGCTCCACGCCGTGGCCGCGGGGCAGATCAACCCGCCTCGGCGGTCCGGCCCCCTGACCAGTGTGCTCGCCGTGATGCTGCACCCCGACGTGGCACATCGGCCCACGGCGGCGCAGTGCGAGGAGCTGCTGGCCGCCGTCGCCCGTGGGGAGACGCCGCTCGGCGGCCCCGACGACCCCACTCACGCACACCCCAGGCCCGGTGGCGGCACCGCCGTGCTGGGAGCCGCCGGCGCGGGAGCGGCCGGTGGGGCCGCGGGTGCGGTCGCCGCCAACCACGCGGACGGCCGGACCTCCCGGCTCGACGGTGACTACGAGGACTACGGGGACTACGACAGCTACGGCGACTACGACGGCTACGAGGACGACTACGACGACCGCTATCCGGCCGACGAGTACTACGACGAGGGTGCCCCTACGACGGCACGACCCCGCGAGCCCTACGACGACTACGACGGCTACGACCGTACGTCGGTCGCCCCCGGCCCCCAGCCCACCCGCGCCGTCCCCGCCGACGCAGCGGCGTACGACGATCGCTACGACGACCGTTACGACGATCGCTACGACGAGCGAGACCGCGACTACGACGCGCCCCCGTCCGCCCCGGAGGAGACCGAGGAGAAGGGCAACTGGAAGATCCCCGCGATGATCGGCGCCGTCGTGGTGATCGGGATGGCGACGTTCGTCATTTGGATATTCGGCAGCGGCGGTGGCGACGACTCCACCGAGCAGCCCGGTGACCAGCGGCCCGTGGGCACCACGCAGTCCTGGCCGAGTTCGACGAGTTCGTCGAGCGAGCCCACGACGACCACCTCCGAGGAGCCGGTGGAGAACAACCCGGTGCCGACGGACTCCGACCCCGGTGATGCCCCGATCCAGGACGCCCCGCTCCCGACTGACGAGGAGAGCTGGGACATCACGACCACCGACCTCCGCCCCACGGACAATCTGCCGACCTCCACACCGGACGACAGCGACACCAACCCGCCCGGCGGAGGGGACGGGAGCGACGATCCCGACCCCGGACAACCGGACTCGCCCAGCCCCGAGGAACCGTCGGGCACAGAAGAGACCACATAG